In Leptolyngbya sp. KIOST-1, one DNA window encodes the following:
- a CDS encoding DegT/DnrJ/EryC1/StrS family aminotransferase has translation MSVIPPVDLTEQFRTIQSDVNAAVAEVLASGQYINGPIVGTFAQAFGNYVGTEHCIVCNSGTDALYLALRSLNIGPGDEVITSPFTFIATAEAISAVGATPVFVDIDPSTFNLDVAKIEAAIGDRTRAIMPVHLFGRPVDMGPVMDLATRYDLKVIEDCAQATGAEWMGQQVGCIGHVGCFSFFPTKNLGGCGDGGALTTEDENLAATARMLGEHGSRVKYHHEAIGVNSRLDSVQAAILAIKLRHLDTWNQQRRAVAERYHSLLEPIDEIVCPQPVTFGRSVWNQYTLRLPQATAAGQERNQVQQLLREAGVICMVYYPVPLHLQPVYSHLGYKPGDLPEAETAAHQVLSLPMFPELGEAAQTQVVQTLKDTLAQVGFKATQYC, from the coding sequence GTGAGTGTAATTCCTCCTGTCGATCTTACGGAGCAGTTTCGGACCATTCAATCTGACGTCAATGCTGCCGTAGCAGAGGTGCTAGCTTCTGGACAGTACATCAACGGCCCCATCGTCGGCACCTTTGCCCAGGCCTTTGGTAACTACGTCGGCACCGAGCACTGCATTGTGTGTAATTCTGGCACTGACGCTCTGTATCTGGCGCTGCGATCGCTAAATATTGGCCCCGGAGACGAAGTCATTACCTCGCCGTTTACCTTTATTGCCACGGCAGAGGCCATCAGTGCGGTAGGGGCAACGCCAGTCTTTGTCGATATTGATCCCAGCACATTCAATTTAGATGTGGCCAAGATTGAGGCTGCCATCGGCGATCGCACCCGAGCGATCATGCCCGTGCACCTGTTTGGTCGGCCCGTGGATATGGGGCCGGTGATGGATCTGGCTACACGCTACGACCTGAAGGTGATCGAAGACTGCGCCCAGGCTACCGGTGCCGAGTGGATGGGGCAGCAGGTCGGCTGCATCGGCCATGTGGGCTGCTTTAGCTTCTTTCCGACCAAAAACCTGGGGGGCTGTGGCGACGGCGGGGCCCTGACTACCGAGGATGAAAATCTTGCTGCCACCGCCCGGATGCTGGGAGAGCACGGCAGCCGGGTCAAGTATCACCACGAGGCGATCGGGGTAAACAGCCGCCTAGACTCCGTTCAAGCGGCCATTCTAGCCATCAAGCTGCGTCACCTCGACACCTGGAACCAGCAGCGCAGGGCCGTCGCCGAGCGCTACCATAGCCTGCTGGAGCCCATTGACGAAATCGTTTGCCCACAGCCAGTGACCTTCGGGCGCTCGGTCTGGAACCAGTACACCCTGAGGCTGCCCCAGGCCACCGCCGCAGGACAGGAGCGCAATCAGGTGCAGCAGCTCCTGCGCGAGGCCGGGGTGATCTGCATGGTCTACTACCCCGTACCGCTCCATTTGCAGCCGGTCTACAGCCACCTCGGCTATAAACCCGGTGACCTGCCCGAGGCCGAAACTGCGGCCCACCAGGTGCTGTCGCTACCCATGTTTCCCGAGCTGGGAGAAGCCGCCCAAACCCAAGTTGTTCAAACCCTGAAGGACACCCTGGCCCAGGTGGGCTTCAAGGCGACTCAATACTGCTGA
- the ribD gene encoding bifunctional diaminohydroxyphosphoribosylaminopyrimidine deaminase/5-amino-6-(5-phosphoribosylamino)uracil reductase RibD, with protein sequence MTDLPIFSHAPDFAQDRSPQADQARWMRRCLELARRAAGQTAPNPMVGCVVLNQGLVVGEGFHPGAGHPHAEVFALAQAGDRARDSTLFVNLEPCNHTGRTPPCTEAVIKAGVRRVVVGMVDPDPRVSGTGIQRLQQAGIEVEVGVEAAACQRLNEAFIQRVTRQRPLGLLKYAMTLDGKIAATGGHSAWVTGPMARAAVHQLRSTCDAVVVGGNTVRRDNPQLTSHGQSAHNPLRVVMSRELELPAQAHLWSVEVAPTVVFTATAADPARQERLVAQGVEVVTLPALNPRLVTEALYQRGCAAVLWECGGRLSAQAIADGVIDKLWAFVAPKLVGGDAAPGPVGDLGIRHMGQALTLERTTWRTLGDDLLLEAYLVQN encoded by the coding sequence TTGACTGACTTGCCCATTTTTTCCCACGCCCCCGATTTTGCCCAGGATAGGTCTCCCCAGGCCGATCAGGCTCGCTGGATGCGGCGCTGTCTGGAACTGGCGCGCCGGGCCGCCGGCCAAACCGCCCCTAACCCAATGGTCGGGTGCGTTGTGCTGAACCAGGGGCTGGTGGTGGGGGAAGGGTTCCACCCAGGGGCTGGACACCCCCACGCCGAGGTGTTTGCCCTGGCTCAGGCGGGCGATCGGGCCAGAGACTCCACCCTCTTCGTCAACCTGGAGCCCTGCAACCACACCGGTCGCACGCCCCCCTGTACCGAGGCCGTGATCAAAGCGGGGGTGCGTCGGGTGGTGGTCGGCATGGTCGATCCAGACCCCAGGGTGTCTGGCACGGGTATTCAGCGCCTGCAGCAGGCCGGTATCGAGGTTGAAGTCGGGGTAGAAGCAGCCGCCTGCCAGCGCCTCAATGAAGCGTTTATTCAGCGGGTCACCCGCCAGCGCCCCCTGGGGCTGCTGAAATATGCCATGACCCTGGACGGCAAAATTGCGGCCACGGGCGGTCACAGCGCCTGGGTAACTGGACCGATGGCCCGAGCCGCCGTTCATCAGCTGCGCTCAACCTGTGATGCGGTAGTGGTAGGGGGCAATACGGTCCGCCGCGACAACCCTCAGCTGACCAGCCACGGGCAAAGTGCCCACAACCCGCTCCGGGTGGTGATGAGCCGCGAACTCGAATTGCCTGCCCAGGCCCATCTATGGTCCGTAGAGGTGGCGCCAACGGTGGTGTTTACCGCCACCGCAGCCGACCCAGCCAGGCAAGAGCGGCTGGTCGCCCAGGGAGTAGAGGTGGTGACCCTTCCGGCCTTGAACCCCCGCCTGGTCACCGAGGCGCTGTATCAACGGGGCTGTGCCGCCGTGCTGTGGGAGTGCGGCGGACGGCTCTCCGCCCAAGCCATCGCAGATGGTGTTATCGACAAGCTATGGGCCTTTGTCGCGCCCAAGCTGGTGGGGGGCGACGCCGCCCCCGGACCCGTGGGGGACCTGGGAATTCGGCACATGGGGCAGGCACTCACCCTGGAGCGCACCACCTGGCGCACCCTGGGGGACGACCTACTGCTGGAGGCGTACCTGGTTCAGAACTAG
- a CDS encoding thioredoxin family protein, with protein sequence MLMSVGEATFRTVVLESELPVLVHFWAPWCGLCKLITPVLQSFQAEWDDQVRLVDVNADENLRLANTYRLSNLPTLLLFDQGEVSRRLESFRGKDDLRLTLDGFMRSRELIYDLPRLVRIYP encoded by the coding sequence ATGTTAATGTCTGTTGGCGAAGCCACGTTTAGAACAGTCGTACTTGAGTCTGAGCTGCCTGTTCTCGTCCATTTTTGGGCTCCCTGGTGCGGGCTCTGTAAGCTAATTACCCCAGTTTTGCAAAGTTTTCAGGCCGAATGGGACGACCAGGTGCGGCTGGTCGATGTCAATGCTGACGAAAATCTGCGGTTGGCCAATACCTACCGGCTTTCCAATTTGCCCACGCTGCTGCTGTTTGACCAGGGCGAGGTCTCCCGGCGGCTGGAGTCATTTCGCGGTAAGGACGACCTGCGCCTGACGCTGGACGGGTTCATGCGCAGTCGGGAGCTCATCTACGACCTTCCCCGGCTGGTCCGTATTTATCCCTAG
- a CDS encoding putative bifunctional diguanylate cyclase/phosphodiesterase, giving the protein MKGTIHRISHRLRRDVVPQTLQWWGRTPLNSGGKIVLLASILASTLVTGVKLLNVLEPAELFLFDQLVRFLPSEELDPRMTIVGITEADIRQYGWPLSDALLAEVIQTLQAQNPRVVGLDLYRSTLRPPGSAALIDALAAPNLIAIMNVGSSQGQGEVPPPPTVEPERVGFNDFPTDSDGVIRRNLIFVRSPEGGYYSFALRVIMAFQGYAAGALKAEANHLILGDRAIRVLSSQDGGYQNVDSSGYQILLRYHTDHLPARHLSISQVLSQQFEPDWIEGNIVLIGTTAASLKDRFFTPFSFNQDTELTMPGVVIHGQMIRQLLDIITDRPAQYRFLPPWSEWLWLWGWCLAAGSLVWFARGPSGLLLSGGLLLGALGGSGWLGINELVWLPLAEPATGIVATTAVVLAYKLLYRTTHDALTGLPNREAFIGTIQHALHYRQNPELPVIVAFMGIDRFKVINESLGHQVGDEVLQIMTQRLVQHMPPEAQVARVGGDEFALLLTHLPGAAAGEVMDRLQYALSEPLHLHGQKLPSTLSIGVAISQPGLAYKPANLLRDAHTAMYRAKALGKSRFEVFAQGMLTEAVNRLQLESDLINALDNQEFLLYYQPIVNLKTGALAGFEALVRWHQKDRGFVLPSAFIPAAEETGLIMALGQWIFQEACRQLRHWHLLFPHHRHLTMSINLSNRQFGQADLVSQIEAALQETQVDGRCIRLEITESMVMGDVDAAIDLMLKLKALDLKLAIDDFGTGYSSLSYLHRFPMDTLKVDKSFVGRLEKSNEDRAIINTILTLGQKLGMDVVAEGVETATQMVILQQEGCDYGQGYFFAKPLPAADALDLLRQHQPIECP; this is encoded by the coding sequence GTGAAAGGGACGATCCACAGAATCAGCCATCGGCTGCGCCGAGACGTCGTACCTCAGACGCTGCAATGGTGGGGACGCACCCCGCTCAACAGCGGCGGCAAGATAGTGCTGTTGGCTAGTATCCTGGCCAGCACCCTGGTGACGGGGGTAAAGCTGCTCAACGTTCTAGAACCAGCGGAACTGTTTCTATTTGATCAACTGGTGCGGTTTCTCCCGAGTGAAGAGCTCGACCCGCGGATGACCATTGTGGGGATTACCGAGGCCGATATTCGCCAGTATGGCTGGCCTCTCAGCGATGCCCTGCTGGCTGAAGTGATTCAGACCCTTCAGGCCCAAAACCCCAGGGTGGTTGGCCTGGACCTCTACCGAAGCACCCTGCGCCCGCCGGGCTCGGCTGCCCTGATTGACGCCCTAGCTGCCCCCAATCTGATCGCCATCATGAATGTGGGCAGTTCCCAGGGCCAGGGTGAAGTGCCGCCGCCACCCACCGTTGAGCCAGAGCGGGTAGGGTTCAACGATTTTCCCACCGACTCCGACGGCGTGATCCGCCGCAACCTGATCTTCGTGCGCAGTCCTGAGGGTGGCTACTACTCCTTTGCCCTGCGCGTGATCATGGCCTTTCAGGGTTATGCTGCTGGGGCTCTGAAGGCGGAGGCCAATCACCTGATTTTGGGCGATCGCGCCATTCGAGTCCTCTCTTCCCAGGATGGTGGCTATCAAAACGTTGACAGCAGTGGCTACCAAATCCTGTTGCGCTACCACACCGACCACCTGCCAGCCCGCCACCTTTCCATCAGTCAGGTGTTAAGTCAGCAGTTTGAACCCGACTGGATCGAGGGCAACATCGTCCTGATTGGCACGACGGCCGCCAGCCTTAAGGATCGCTTTTTTACCCCGTTTAGCTTCAACCAGGACACAGAGTTGACCATGCCTGGGGTCGTCATCCACGGGCAAATGATTCGCCAACTGCTTGACATCATTACCGATCGGCCCGCCCAGTACCGGTTTCTGCCCCCCTGGAGCGAATGGCTGTGGCTATGGGGCTGGTGTTTGGCCGCCGGTAGCCTGGTCTGGTTCGCCCGGGGGCCCAGCGGTTTGCTGCTGTCGGGCGGTCTGCTGCTGGGAGCCTTGGGCGGCAGCGGTTGGCTGGGAATCAATGAGCTGGTGTGGCTTCCCCTAGCGGAACCGGCTACCGGCATAGTGGCGACTACCGCCGTGGTGCTGGCCTACAAGCTGCTCTACCGTACCACCCACGACGCTTTGACCGGCCTGCCTAACCGAGAGGCTTTTATCGGCACAATTCAGCATGCCCTGCACTACCGTCAAAATCCTGAACTGCCAGTGATTGTGGCCTTTATGGGTATTGATCGCTTTAAGGTAATTAACGAAAGTCTGGGGCACCAGGTGGGCGACGAAGTGCTGCAGATCATGACCCAGCGCCTGGTGCAGCACATGCCCCCCGAAGCCCAGGTGGCGAGGGTGGGCGGCGATGAATTTGCGCTGCTGCTCACCCATCTGCCCGGTGCTGCCGCTGGAGAGGTGATGGATCGGTTGCAGTACGCCCTCTCTGAACCGCTCCATCTACACGGCCAAAAGCTGCCCAGCACCCTCAGCATTGGCGTAGCCATCAGTCAACCGGGGCTGGCCTACAAACCCGCCAATCTCCTGCGGGATGCCCACACGGCCATGTACCGGGCTAAAGCCCTGGGCAAGTCACGCTTTGAGGTGTTTGCCCAGGGCATGCTCACCGAAGCCGTCAACCGACTACAGCTCGAAAGCGACCTGATCAACGCCCTCGACAACCAAGAGTTTCTGCTCTACTACCAGCCCATTGTCAATCTCAAAACTGGAGCCTTAGCTGGGTTTGAAGCCCTGGTTCGGTGGCATCAGAAAGACCGTGGCTTTGTGCTGCCCAGTGCCTTTATTCCGGCAGCAGAGGAAACTGGGTTAATTATGGCCCTGGGTCAGTGGATCTTTCAGGAGGCCTGTCGACAGTTGCGCCACTGGCACCTGCTGTTTCCGCACCATCGCCATCTGACCATGAGCATAAACCTCTCCAACCGCCAGTTTGGCCAGGCCGATCTGGTCAGTCAGATCGAGGCTGCCCTGCAGGAAACCCAGGTGGATGGTCGCTGCATCCGCCTGGAGATCACCGAAAGCATGGTGATGGGAGACGTCGATGCCGCGATCGACCTGATGCTCAAACTCAAGGCCCTGGACCTCAAGTTAGCCATCGACGACTTTGGCACCGGGTACTCCTCCCTCAGCTACCTGCACCGCTTTCCGATGGATACCCTAAAAGTTGACAAGTCCTTTGTGGGTCGGTTGGAGAAGAGTAATGAAGACCGGGCCATTATCAACACCATTTTGACCCTGGGCCAAAAGCTGGGTATGGACGTGGTCGCCGAGGGGGTCGAGACAGCTACCCAGATGGTTATTCTGCAGCAGGAAGGCTGCGACTACGGGCAGGGCTACTTTTTCGCTAAGCCCCTGCCCGCCGCCGATGCCCTGGACCTGCTCCGGCAGCACCAGCCTATCGAGTGTCCATAG
- a CDS encoding TIGR00297 family protein, translating to MALDFLSPQMTGWLIGILLNTALLLLAWGLPKKLLTPAGYFHAWVLGVIIWGCMGWPGYLVVMAYFIAGSAVTRLGRRRKEAAGIAEGRSGVRGPENVWGSALAAALCAIAIALVSAFAPPARQQLWLPLLALAYVSSLSTKLSDTTASEVGKAYGRHTFLITSLKPVPAGTEGAVSLEGTLAGVVGSLVIALVGWGVGLIGPWAIVLCLGAAFLATTLESLIGATLQHRFAWLTNEVVNGINTATGAVLALLLGLVLL from the coding sequence ATGGCACTCGATTTTTTATCTCCCCAGATGACGGGATGGCTGATTGGTATCTTGCTCAACACAGCCCTGCTGCTGCTGGCCTGGGGGCTGCCCAAAAAGCTGCTCACACCAGCGGGTTATTTCCACGCCTGGGTCTTGGGAGTGATCATTTGGGGTTGTATGGGCTGGCCAGGCTACCTGGTCGTCATGGCTTACTTTATAGCCGGGTCGGCCGTCACCCGCCTGGGGCGGCGGCGCAAAGAAGCTGCTGGTATTGCCGAAGGGCGTTCGGGGGTAAGGGGGCCCGAAAATGTCTGGGGTTCGGCCCTGGCTGCGGCCCTCTGCGCGATCGCGATCGCCCTGGTCAGCGCCTTTGCCCCGCCCGCGCGCCAGCAACTATGGCTGCCGCTGCTGGCCCTGGCCTACGTCAGCAGCCTCAGCACCAAACTCTCGGACACCACCGCCAGTGAAGTAGGCAAAGCCTACGGGCGGCATACCTTTTTGATCACCTCGCTTAAACCCGTGCCTGCCGGTACCGAGGGAGCCGTTAGCCTGGAGGGCACGCTGGCAGGCGTGGTCGGATCCCTGGTTATCGCGCTGGTGGGCTGGGGGGTAGGCTTGATCGGCCCCTGGGCGATAGTCCTTTGCCTGGGAGCGGCTTTTCTGGCCACCACCCTCGAAAGCCTGATTGGCGCCACCCTCCAACACCGATTCGCCTGGCTGACCAATGAGGTGGTCAACGGCATTAACACGGCAACTGGCGCAGTCCTGGCCCTGCTACTGGGTTTGGTTTTGCTGTGA
- a CDS encoding ATP-binding protein, with translation MTYQHTSQIETQTDPAALKSVLAWFDQFQAAPIPHNIWLQCQLALIEGFTNAVRHAHTGLPLDTPVRIEVAISDRTIDIRIWDQGPGFDLASVLRQRITANNTDSEGGRGLKIMYLVADRLTYEPALESGHCLHLHKAFAL, from the coding sequence TTGACCTACCAGCACACCAGCCAGATTGAAACTCAAACTGACCCTGCGGCCCTCAAGTCAGTCCTGGCGTGGTTCGATCAGTTTCAGGCTGCTCCAATTCCGCACAATATCTGGTTGCAATGCCAACTCGCCCTGATCGAAGGTTTTACCAACGCTGTACGCCATGCCCACACTGGGCTCCCGCTCGATACCCCAGTTCGCATTGAAGTAGCCATCAGCGATCGCACCATCGACATCCGCATTTGGGATCAGGGCCCCGGCTTTGATTTGGCCTCGGTGCTGCGCCAGCGAATTACCGCCAACAATACAGACTCCGAGGGAGGGCGAGGGCTTAAAATTATGTATTTGGTAGCCGATCGCTTGACCTACGAACCAGCCCTTGAGTCAGGCCATTGTCTCCACCTGCACAAGGCCTTTGCCCTGTAG
- a CDS encoding DUF1350 family protein, whose amino-acid sequence MNWQEVSGNWILVPPNPRAIVHFLGGAFVAAAPNVTYQWLLENLARQGFAIVATPFINTFDHSVIAQEVLITFDQAMRYLEKRVLGNGSNLPIYGLGHSMGCKVHLLINCLWEVERAGNIYMSFNNYPARRSIPFLEQAVQFNPAFNVEFTPDPETTLGLVRDRYPVPHNLLIKFRSDNLDQTRPLSEVLIRRFAECTTVQLLPGSHTTPIAQEFGWQPGTSFSPLDALGQFVQQEFYRDLNRLRRNLLAWLNPSQF is encoded by the coding sequence ATGAACTGGCAAGAGGTATCGGGCAACTGGATTTTAGTGCCCCCTAACCCAAGGGCGATCGTACATTTTTTAGGTGGGGCTTTTGTGGCCGCGGCCCCCAATGTCACCTACCAGTGGCTCCTCGAAAACCTGGCTCGGCAGGGGTTTGCGATCGTAGCCACCCCGTTTATCAACACCTTTGATCACAGCGTTATTGCCCAGGAAGTGCTGATTACCTTTGACCAGGCAATGCGCTATCTGGAGAAGCGCGTGCTGGGTAACGGTAGCAACTTGCCGATCTATGGTTTGGGTCACAGCATGGGCTGCAAGGTCCATCTATTGATCAACTGCCTCTGGGAGGTGGAGCGGGCTGGCAATATCTATATGAGTTTCAACAACTATCCGGCCCGGCGATCGATTCCGTTTTTGGAGCAGGCGGTGCAGTTCAATCCCGCGTTTAATGTTGAGTTTACCCCCGACCCAGAGACCACCCTGGGCCTGGTGCGCGATCGCTATCCCGTGCCCCATAACCTGCTGATCAAGTTTCGCAGCGACAACCTCGATCAAACCCGTCCTCTATCAGAGGTGCTGATCCGGCGCTTTGCCGAGTGCACCACCGTTCAGTTGCTGCCAGGGTCCCATACCACCCCCATCGCCCAGGAGTTTGGCTGGCAGCCGGGTACGTCGTTTAGTCCCCTCGATGCTCTGGGGCAGTTTGTCCAGCAAGAATTTTATCGTGACCTGAATCGGCTGCGTCGCAACCTGCTGGCCTGGCTGAACCCTTCCCAGTTTTAA
- a CDS encoding alpha/beta fold hydrolase encodes MGQNAAIAEHTVTVDGLTWFYREHEPMANANRLPVLLLHGLVSQSYSWREVMPTLAQQGFRTISPDWIGHGFSDKPDRRDFAYTPEAFVNALGAFLDALGLSRVHLVAQGFLGSAGIQYALQHPERVDRLVMINAPIGPEAKLPWKIRQMGLPLAGDMITQDPLLVDRTLEGGGPYQIDDADLDVYRRPFLKSSDVGRALMTTVRRLAIEEVRQSIAAGLPGWDHPTLALWGLSDPWLPVSLAEAAVQKLANGELQTLEQVGHYAQEDWAEKVATALDGFLRQMVP; translated from the coding sequence ATGGGGCAGAATGCCGCGATCGCCGAGCACACCGTAACGGTTGATGGGTTGACCTGGTTCTACCGGGAACACGAACCAATGGCCAATGCAAATCGGCTGCCCGTGCTCCTGCTGCACGGCCTGGTGTCTCAGAGCTACAGCTGGCGCGAGGTCATGCCCACGCTGGCGCAGCAGGGGTTTCGCACCATCTCCCCCGACTGGATCGGCCACGGTTTTTCTGACAAGCCCGATCGCCGCGACTTTGCCTACACCCCCGAGGCGTTTGTCAACGCCCTGGGAGCCTTCCTCGATGCCCTGGGCCTGTCCCGGGTACACCTGGTGGCCCAGGGCTTTCTGGGGTCGGCCGGCATCCAGTACGCCCTACAGCACCCGGAGCGGGTCGATCGCCTGGTGATGATCAACGCTCCCATTGGGCCAGAGGCCAAGCTGCCCTGGAAGATCCGTCAAATGGGCTTGCCCCTGGCCGGAGACATGATCACTCAGGACCCGCTGCTGGTCGATCGCACCCTGGAAGGGGGCGGCCCTTACCAGATCGACGATGCGGATTTAGATGTCTATCGACGGCCTTTCCTCAAAAGTTCAGATGTCGGTCGGGCATTGATGACAACGGTACGCCGCCTTGCCATCGAGGAGGTGAGGCAGAGCATCGCTGCTGGTCTGCCGGGCTGGGACCATCCTACGCTGGCGCTCTGGGGCCTGAGTGACCCCTGGCTGCCGGTCAGCCTGGCCGAAGCCGCAGTCCAAAAATTGGCCAACGGTGAGCTGCAAACCCTGGAGCAGGTGGGCCACTATGCCCAGGAGGACTGGGCCGAAAAGGTGGCGACAGCCCTCGATGGGTTTTTGCGCCAGATGGTTCCTTAG
- the trxA gene encoding thioredoxin, whose amino-acid sequence MAVKQQFQSFADLLAEAKTPVLVDFYATWCGPCQMMAGILAEVNNELKGQLKIVKIDTDKYPQIASQHQIAALPTLVLFKAGKPVDRIEGVLAAPQLVARLRAHLS is encoded by the coding sequence ATGGCCGTCAAACAACAATTTCAAAGCTTTGCAGATCTTTTAGCTGAAGCGAAAACTCCTGTTCTAGTCGATTTCTACGCCACCTGGTGCGGCCCCTGCCAGATGATGGCGGGCATTCTTGCCGAGGTCAATAACGAGCTAAAAGGCCAGCTCAAAATCGTCAAAATTGACACCGATAAGTACCCTCAAATTGCCTCTCAGCACCAAATTGCGGCTCTGCCGACCCTGGTTTTGTTCAAGGCCGGAAAACCTGTGGATCGAATCGAAGGCGTATTGGCCGCACCCCAGTTGGTAGCCCGCCTGCGGGCGCATCTGAGTTAG
- the folK gene encoding 2-amino-4-hydroxy-6-hydroxymethyldihydropteridine diphosphokinase: MAAVSCAIALGSNLGNSQHILQAALAALHTPPTIELLAQSSVYQTVAIGPPQPDILNACAIVKTTLSPQHLLAQLLDIEQRFGRVRRQRWGPRTLDLDLIFYGQVCLTEPNLHIPHPRMRDRAFVLIPLAEIAPNWRDPVSGELVKQLCERVDPAGVTHLGAIPLPFN; encoded by the coding sequence ATGGCTGCGGTATCTTGCGCGATCGCCCTGGGCAGCAACCTGGGCAATTCGCAGCACATTCTGCAGGCGGCCTTGGCCGCCCTCCATACCCCCCCAACAATCGAACTCTTAGCCCAGTCCAGCGTTTACCAAACCGTTGCTATTGGTCCACCCCAGCCCGACATTTTGAATGCCTGTGCCATTGTCAAAACCACCCTGTCGCCCCAGCATTTACTCGCTCAACTGTTAGACATCGAACAGCGCTTTGGTCGCGTGCGCCGTCAGCGCTGGGGGCCTCGCACCCTCGATCTTGACCTTATTTTCTATGGCCAGGTCTGTCTAACTGAACCCAACCTGCACATTCCCCACCCCCGCATGCGGGACCGTGCCTTTGTCCTCATTCCCCTGGCGGAAATAGCGCCCAACTGGCGGGATCCTGTCAGTGGTGAGTTGGTCAAACAGCTCTGTGAGCGGGTAGACCCGGCAGGGGTAACGCATTTAGGGGCTATTCCACTGCCTTTCAATTAA
- a CDS encoding NUDIX hydrolase, which yields MPLGQEPPQLLKQRLFYEGRKFNFEVNRLRLPNRAEGDWECIRHPGGALAVPVTARGELVMVRQYRFAVMGRLLEFPAGTIEVNEAAGDTIRREIQEEIGYSAQTWLPIGNFPLAPGYSDEIIYAFLATDLEPIETPPDTDADEDIEVVLFTPLQLEKAILAGEAVDAKSIASYYLAKPYLEKLASL from the coding sequence ATGCCGCTTGGTCAAGAACCTCCTCAACTGCTAAAGCAGCGATTGTTCTATGAAGGGCGCAAATTTAACTTTGAGGTCAACCGACTGCGGTTGCCCAACCGGGCCGAAGGCGACTGGGAATGTATTCGTCATCCCGGGGGAGCCCTGGCTGTACCCGTCACCGCCAGGGGCGAACTGGTCATGGTGCGCCAGTATCGTTTTGCCGTCATGGGGCGACTGCTGGAGTTTCCCGCCGGCACCATCGAGGTCAACGAGGCGGCTGGCGACACCATTCGCCGAGAAATTCAGGAGGAGATTGGTTACAGCGCCCAAACCTGGCTGCCCATCGGTAACTTCCCCCTGGCCCCCGGCTACTCCGACGAAATTATTTACGCCTTTCTGGCCACTGACCTTGAACCAATTGAAACGCCCCCCGACACCGATGCCGACGAAGACATTGAAGTGGTCCTGTTTACCCCTCTTCAGCTAGAAAAAGCGATTCTGGCAGGGGAAGCGGTGGACGCCAAATCTATCGCCAGTTACTACCTGGCCAAGCCTTATCTGGAAAAACTGGCGTCACTTTGA
- a CDS encoding HAD family hydrolase, with protein MVLKAVLLDFNGVIIDDEGIHGRLIEELLLEENLRPNSQDLTECCLGRSDAACLRDLLARQGRVISEDYLAKLLDRKAARYQAVLQGLDPLPLYPGLDDLIYHIRTAQLKLAIVSGARRREIETVLSLVPWGDYVGLIVSADEVAPGVSKPAPDGYRLAVEQLNQQFADLALSPADCLAIEDSFAGIEAAKRAAVPVLGVAHAYPYQLIHRRATWAIDHLYEFSLDWLTPYYGAVSPTASGQSK; from the coding sequence ATGGTTCTCAAAGCAGTTTTACTGGACTTTAACGGCGTTATCATTGACGACGAAGGCATCCACGGGCGTTTGATTGAGGAATTGCTCTTAGAAGAAAACCTGCGTCCCAACTCTCAGGACCTGACTGAGTGTTGCCTGGGTCGATCTGATGCCGCCTGTCTCAGGGATTTACTTGCGCGTCAGGGGCGAGTAATCTCTGAGGACTATTTGGCAAAACTGCTCGACCGCAAGGCGGCCCGCTACCAGGCGGTCCTCCAGGGCTTAGATCCCTTACCCCTGTATCCCGGCCTGGACGACCTGATTTACCACATCCGGACGGCGCAGCTTAAACTGGCCATCGTGTCTGGAGCCCGCCGCCGCGAAATTGAAACCGTTCTGTCCCTCGTTCCCTGGGGCGACTACGTAGGCCTAATTGTCTCAGCCGATGAGGTCGCCCCAGGAGTGAGCAAACCCGCCCCCGATGGCTACCGCCTCGCCGTGGAACAACTCAACCAGCAGTTTGCCGATCTGGCCCTCAGCCCGGCCGATTGTCTGGCCATTGAAGATTCATTTGCCGGGATTGAAGCCGCTAAGCGGGCTGCCGTACCCGTGCTGGGCGTTGCCCACGCCTACCCCTACCAGTTGATTCACCGCCGAGCGACCTGGGCCATTGACCACCTCTACGAGTTCAGCCTGGATTGGCTTACCCCCTACTATGGCGCGGTCAGCCCTACGGCCAGCGGCCAGTCAAAGTGA